The following proteins come from a genomic window of Mycobacterium sp. DL:
- the der gene encoding ribosome biogenesis GTPase Der, which produces MTDESDGSWVDERDWEVGAEELAEALEEATAPPPVVAVVGRPNVGKSTLVNRILGRREAVVQDVPGVTRDRVSYDALWSGQRFVVQDTGGWEPDAKGLQQLVADQASVAMRTADAVIFVVDSIVGATSADEAAAKLLQRSGKPVFLAANKVDTERGEADAAALWSLGLGQPHSVSAMHGRGVADLLDYVVEALPTISEVGSGGGGPRRVALVGKPNVGKSSLLNRLSGDERSVVHDVAGTTVDPVDSLIEMDGKIWRFVDTAGLRRKVGQASGHEFYASVRTHGAIDTAEVAVVLIDASQPLTEQDQRILTMVIEAGRALVLAFNKWDLVDEDRRFLLDREIDLQLQQLQWAPRVNISAKTGRAVQKLVPALETSLASWDTRVSTGRLNTFFKEIVAATPPPVRGGKQPRILFATQATARPPTFVLFTSGFLEAGYRRFLERKLRETFGFEGSPIRINVRVREKRGAQSRTR; this is translated from the coding sequence ATGACCGACGAATCCGACGGCAGTTGGGTCGACGAACGCGATTGGGAGGTCGGCGCCGAAGAGCTCGCCGAAGCGCTCGAGGAGGCGACCGCCCCGCCGCCCGTGGTCGCCGTTGTCGGCCGGCCCAATGTCGGGAAGTCCACGCTGGTCAACCGCATTCTGGGGCGCCGCGAGGCCGTGGTGCAGGACGTTCCGGGGGTGACCCGGGATCGGGTGTCCTACGACGCGCTGTGGTCGGGCCAGCGGTTCGTCGTGCAGGACACCGGGGGCTGGGAGCCCGACGCGAAGGGACTGCAGCAGCTCGTCGCCGATCAGGCATCGGTGGCGATGCGCACAGCGGATGCGGTGATCTTCGTCGTCGACTCCATCGTCGGGGCGACCTCCGCCGACGAGGCCGCGGCCAAGCTGCTGCAGCGCTCCGGCAAGCCGGTGTTCCTGGCGGCCAACAAGGTCGACACCGAGCGGGGTGAAGCCGATGCCGCCGCGCTGTGGTCACTGGGGTTGGGGCAGCCGCATTCGGTCAGCGCGATGCACGGGCGGGGTGTCGCCGATCTGCTCGACTACGTCGTCGAGGCGTTGCCGACGATTTCCGAGGTCGGCAGCGGCGGCGGCGGTCCCCGCCGGGTGGCCCTGGTCGGTAAGCCCAATGTCGGCAAGTCCTCGCTGCTGAATCGGCTGTCCGGCGATGAGCGGTCGGTGGTGCACGATGTCGCGGGCACCACGGTCGACCCCGTCGACTCGCTGATCGAAATGGACGGCAAGATCTGGCGATTCGTCGACACGGCGGGGTTGCGCCGCAAGGTCGGGCAGGCCAGCGGCCATGAGTTCTACGCGTCGGTGCGCACCCACGGCGCGATCGACACCGCCGAAGTGGCGGTCGTGCTCATCGACGCGTCGCAGCCGCTGACCGAGCAGGACCAACGGATCCTGACGATGGTCATCGAGGCGGGTCGGGCGCTGGTGTTGGCGTTCAACAAGTGGGATCTGGTCGACGAGGACCGCCGCTTCCTGCTCGACCGCGAGATCGATCTGCAACTGCAGCAACTGCAGTGGGCGCCGAGAGTGAACATCTCGGCCAAGACCGGGCGTGCGGTGCAGAAGCTGGTGCCCGCGCTGGAAACCTCGTTGGCGTCGTGGGACACCCGGGTGTCCACCGGCAGACTGAACACCTTCTTCAAGGAGATCGTGGCCGCGACGCCTCCGCCGGTGCGCGGGGGCAAGCAGCCGCGCATCCTGTTCGCCACCCAGGCCACCGCGCGACCGCCGACCTTCGTGCTGTTCACCTCGGGTTTCCTGGAGGCCGGTTACCGGCGGTTCCTGGAGCGCAAGCTGCGCGAGACGTTCGGCTTCGAAGGCAGCCCGATCCGCATCAACGTCAGGGTCCGTGAGAAGAGGGGCGCGCAGTCCCGTACCCGCTGA
- a CDS encoding NUDIX hydrolase, with the protein MAEDGSNHEFSVAASETLYIGNIFALRADEVQMPGGSTARREIVEHYGAVAVVAIDDAGHIVLVYQYRHAFGRRLWELPAGLLDLGGEAPHVSAARELAEEAGLAAESWHTLIDLDTAPGFSDESVRVFLATGLSDVDRSEMHDEEADLTVQRFTVDDAVAKVYSGEIVNSIAVAGILAVHAMPDVTTLRPVDAPWIDRPTAFARRRGHP; encoded by the coding sequence GTGGCTGAAGACGGCTCGAACCACGAGTTCTCCGTCGCTGCCTCGGAAACCCTCTACATCGGAAACATATTCGCACTCCGCGCCGACGAGGTGCAGATGCCCGGCGGGAGCACAGCCCGCCGGGAGATCGTCGAACACTATGGCGCGGTCGCCGTGGTCGCGATTGACGACGCCGGCCACATCGTGCTCGTGTACCAGTACCGGCATGCGTTCGGCAGAAGGCTGTGGGAGCTGCCCGCCGGATTGCTCGACCTCGGCGGCGAAGCGCCGCACGTGTCAGCGGCGCGCGAGCTGGCCGAAGAGGCGGGTCTGGCCGCCGAGTCATGGCACACGCTGATCGACCTGGACACCGCGCCGGGATTCAGCGACGAGAGCGTGCGGGTCTTCCTGGCGACCGGGCTCAGCGACGTCGACCGCTCCGAGATGCACGACGAAGAGGCCGACCTCACGGTGCAACGGTTCACCGTCGACGACGCTGTCGCCAAGGTCTACTCCGGTGAGATCGTCAACTCCATCGCCGTCGCCGGCATCCTCGCTGTGCACGCGATGCCCGACGTGACCACTCTTCGCCCCGTCGACGCCCCCTGGATCGACAGACCGACCGCGTTCGCGCGCCGGCGGGGACATCCATGA
- a CDS encoding pseudouridine synthase: MTDDEGVRLQKVLSQAGIASRRVAEKMIRDGRVEVDDMIVTEMGTRVDPSVSVIRVDGVRVAHDDTLVHLAINKPVGMHSTMSDDRGRPCVGDLVEHRVRGNKKLFHVGRLDADTEGLLLLTNDGELAHRLMHPSYEVPKTYLATVVGTVPRGLGRKLRDGVELSDGPVRLDDFAVVDAVPGKSLLRVTLHEGRKRIVRRLLAEVGYPVQELVRTDIGTLTLGDQRPGSIRVLTQKEIGELYKAVGM; this comes from the coding sequence ATGACTGACGACGAGGGTGTGCGGCTGCAGAAGGTGTTGTCGCAGGCCGGAATTGCCTCTCGACGTGTCGCGGAGAAGATGATTCGCGACGGCCGGGTCGAGGTGGACGACATGATCGTCACGGAGATGGGCACCCGGGTGGATCCGTCAGTGTCGGTGATCCGCGTCGACGGCGTCAGGGTCGCCCACGACGACACGCTGGTACATCTGGCGATCAACAAGCCGGTGGGGATGCACTCCACGATGTCCGACGACCGCGGCCGGCCCTGTGTCGGCGATCTGGTGGAGCACCGGGTCCGCGGCAACAAGAAGCTGTTCCACGTCGGACGTCTGGATGCCGACACCGAAGGCCTGCTGCTGCTGACCAATGACGGCGAGCTGGCACACCGGTTGATGCACCCGTCCTACGAGGTGCCCAAGACCTATCTGGCGACGGTCGTCGGCACGGTGCCCCGTGGGTTGGGACGCAAGCTGCGAGACGGGGTCGAACTGAGCGACGGACCGGTGCGCCTCGACGATTTCGCCGTGGTGGATGCGGTGCCCGGCAAGTCGCTGCTCCGGGTGACGCTGCACGAGGGCCGTAAGCGCATCGTGCGTCGGCTGCTGGCCGAAGTGGGTTATCCCGTGCAGGAACTGGTCCGCACCGACATCGGCACGTTGACCCTCGGCGATCAGCGGCCGGGAAGCATCCGGGTGCTGACCCAGAAGGAGATCGGCGAACTGTACAAGGCGGTGGGCATGTGA
- a CDS encoding O-methyltransferase produces MNLKRRLPFLRWSTLRLALGMPSFLRTGQIGDGREAACARYVESNARRGDIDDVLAAIDTFAYEKAMLVNVGDEKGRLLDAAVRRAAPKSALELGTYCGYSALRIARAAPSARIFSIEFSAANAEVAQRIWAHADVADRITCVVGTLGDGGHTLDRLAAEHGFSPAGLDLLFIDHDKRAYLSDLQSVLDRGWLHPGSIVVADNVRLPGAPKYRAYMREQQGTRFDTIEHKTHLEYQSLMSDLVLESEYLGG; encoded by the coding sequence ATGAACCTCAAACGGCGGTTGCCGTTCCTGCGGTGGTCGACGCTGCGCCTCGCACTGGGCATGCCGTCGTTCCTGCGCACCGGTCAGATCGGCGACGGCCGGGAGGCCGCCTGCGCCCGGTATGTGGAGTCCAACGCCCGTCGCGGCGATATCGACGACGTGCTCGCCGCCATCGACACATTCGCCTACGAGAAGGCGATGCTGGTCAACGTCGGCGACGAGAAAGGCCGACTGCTCGACGCCGCAGTGCGCCGGGCAGCGCCGAAATCGGCATTGGAGCTCGGTACTTACTGCGGCTACAGCGCATTACGGATCGCCCGCGCCGCACCCTCGGCGCGAATCTTTTCGATCGAGTTCTCTGCCGCCAATGCCGAAGTGGCACAGCGCATCTGGGCGCACGCCGACGTTGCCGACCGGATCACCTGCGTGGTCGGCACCCTCGGCGACGGAGGCCATACGCTCGACCGTCTGGCCGCGGAGCACGGCTTCTCCCCCGCCGGTCTTGATCTGCTGTTCATCGACCACGACAAGCGCGCCTATCTGTCGGACCTGCAGAGCGTGCTCGATCGGGGTTGGCTGCATCCCGGTTCGATCGTGGTCGCCGACAACGTCCGACTGCCTGGCGCACCGAAGTACCGCGCCTACATGCGCGAACAGCAGGGCACCCGGTTCGACACGATCGAGCACAAGACCCACCTCGAGTACCAGTCGCTGATGTCGGACCTGGTGCTCGAGTCGGAGTACCTCGGCGGCTAG
- a CDS encoding copper transporter, producing the protein MISLRSHAISLAAVFLALAIGVALGSGLLSNTVLSGLRDDKNEMQTQIDTLTDDRNALNEKLSAAGDFNAQMAPRILRDTLAEKSVMLFRTPDAADGDVEALTRVVEQGGGRVAGTVGLTQEFVDANSAEKLLSVVNSPIVPAGAQLSTGSVDQGSQAGDLLGIALLINRDPEVTRVDDSQRDTVLAALRDTGFVTYGTQRIGAADTALVVTGGALGDDAGNQGATVARFAAGLAPHGSGTVVVGRDGSASGTSAVAVIRSDAALNSVVSTVDDVDRESGRITSVLALSELLSGGRPGQFGTGQGATAVTVPQ; encoded by the coding sequence GTGATCTCGCTGCGTTCGCACGCCATCTCGCTCGCCGCGGTCTTCCTCGCGCTGGCCATCGGTGTGGCCCTGGGCTCCGGCCTGCTGTCCAACACCGTGCTGTCGGGTTTGCGGGACGACAAGAACGAGATGCAGACCCAGATCGACACGCTGACCGACGATCGTAACGCGCTCAACGAAAAACTCAGTGCTGCAGGCGATTTCAACGCCCAGATGGCGCCGCGGATTCTGCGTGACACCCTCGCCGAGAAGTCGGTGATGCTGTTTCGCACCCCGGACGCCGCCGACGGTGATGTCGAGGCACTGACCCGGGTCGTCGAGCAGGGCGGCGGGCGAGTCGCAGGCACCGTGGGGCTGACGCAGGAATTCGTCGACGCGAACTCCGCGGAGAAACTCCTGTCGGTGGTCAACTCGCCGATCGTGCCCGCCGGGGCGCAACTGAGCACCGGTTCGGTGGATCAGGGCTCCCAGGCGGGCGACCTGCTGGGCATCGCACTGCTGATCAACCGCGACCCCGAGGTGACCCGGGTGGACGACAGCCAGCGCGACACCGTGCTGGCCGCGCTGCGTGACACCGGCTTCGTGACCTACGGCACCCAGCGCATCGGGGCCGCCGACACCGCCCTCGTCGTCACCGGGGGGGCACTGGGCGATGACGCCGGAAACCAGGGCGCCACCGTGGCCAGGTTCGCGGCCGGCCTGGCGCCGCACGGGTCGGGCACGGTTGTCGTCGGCCGGGACGGATCGGCGTCCGGGACCTCCGCGGTGGCGGTGATCAGGTCGGATGCCGCGCTGAACAGCGTGGTCAGCACCGTCGACGACGTCGATCGCGAATCGGGACGCATCACATCGGTGCTCGCGCTGAGCGAGCTGCTCAGCGGTGGCCGACCCGGCCAGTTCGGCACCGGCCAGGGCGCCACCGCGGTCACCGTTCCGCAGTAG
- a CDS encoding segregation/condensation protein A, with protein sequence MSGTPSTEEEDAPKAGFQVRLSNFEGPFDLLLQLIFGHRLDVTEVALHQVTDEFIAYTKAIGPQLGLDETTSFLVVAATLLDLKAARLLPAGEVHDEEDLALLEVRDLLFARLLQYRAFKHVAGMFAELESAALRSYPRAVALEDRYEDLLPEVMLGVDAERFAQIAAATFTPRPVPRVGTDHLHQVSVSVPEQAANLMSLLEGRGVGEWASFSDLVADCTLPMEIVGRFLALLELYRSRAVAFEQSEPLGVLQISWTGERPNSQQLATADAE encoded by the coding sequence GTGAGCGGGACGCCGTCGACGGAAGAGGAAGACGCGCCCAAGGCAGGCTTCCAGGTTCGACTGAGCAATTTCGAGGGCCCGTTCGATCTGCTGCTGCAGCTGATCTTCGGGCACCGACTCGACGTCACCGAGGTAGCGCTGCACCAGGTCACCGACGAGTTCATCGCCTACACCAAGGCGATCGGCCCACAGCTCGGGCTCGACGAGACCACGTCCTTCCTCGTGGTCGCCGCGACGCTGCTGGACCTCAAAGCTGCTCGCCTGCTGCCCGCCGGCGAGGTGCACGACGAAGAGGACCTCGCGCTGCTCGAGGTGCGGGACCTGTTGTTCGCCCGGTTGCTGCAGTACCGGGCGTTCAAGCATGTCGCCGGGATGTTCGCCGAGTTGGAGTCCGCGGCGCTGCGCAGCTACCCCCGGGCGGTGGCGCTGGAGGACCGCTACGAGGATCTGCTGCCCGAGGTGATGCTCGGCGTGGACGCCGAACGGTTCGCGCAGATCGCGGCGGCGACGTTCACGCCCCGGCCGGTGCCGAGGGTGGGTACCGACCATCTGCACCAGGTGTCGGTGTCGGTGCCCGAGCAGGCCGCCAACCTGATGTCGTTGCTCGAAGGCCGCGGAGTCGGGGAGTGGGCATCGTTCTCCGACCTGGTCGCCGACTGCACGCTGCCCATGGAGATCGTGGGACGGTTCCTGGCGCTGCTCGAACTGTACCGATCCCGGGCGGTAGCATTCGAGCAATCAGAACCGCTTGGTGTGCTCCAGATTTCGTGGACCGGAGAGCGGCCGAACAGCCAACAACTGGCGACCGCCGACGCGGAATAG
- a CDS encoding ParA family protein, producing MTDGTEAPDPEVTPGLTGRLPRSIPEPAPRTSHGPAKVVAMCNQKGGVGKTTSTINLGAALAEYGRRVLLVDLDPQGALSAGLGVPHYELDNTVHNLLVEPRVSIDQVLMSTRVPGLDLVPSNIDLSAAEIQLVNEVGREQSLARALYPVLDRYDYVLIDCQPSLGLLTVNGLACSDGVIIPTECEYFSLRGLALLTDTVEKVHDRLNPKLSISGILITRYDPRTVNSREVMARVVERFGDLVFDTVITRTVRFPETSVAGEPITTWAPKSAGAEAYRALAREVIDRFGA from the coding sequence ATGACCGACGGCACAGAGGCCCCGGATCCCGAGGTGACACCCGGTTTGACCGGTCGGCTGCCGCGGTCGATTCCCGAGCCCGCCCCGCGCACGTCGCACGGTCCGGCCAAGGTCGTGGCGATGTGCAACCAGAAGGGCGGGGTCGGCAAGACGACCTCGACGATCAATCTGGGCGCCGCTCTCGCCGAGTACGGGCGACGGGTGCTGCTGGTGGACCTCGACCCGCAGGGTGCGCTGTCCGCCGGGCTCGGCGTGCCGCACTACGAGCTCGACAACACCGTGCACAACCTGCTGGTGGAGCCGCGGGTCTCGATCGACCAGGTGCTGATGAGCACCCGGGTCCCTGGGCTGGACCTGGTGCCCAGCAACATCGACCTGTCCGCCGCCGAGATCCAGCTTGTCAACGAGGTCGGCCGCGAGCAGTCGCTGGCGCGCGCGCTCTATCCGGTTCTGGACCGGTACGACTACGTGCTCATCGACTGCCAACCGTCGCTGGGTCTGCTCACCGTGAACGGGTTGGCCTGCAGTGACGGGGTCATCATCCCGACCGAGTGCGAGTACTTCTCGCTGCGCGGGCTGGCACTGCTGACCGACACCGTCGAAAAAGTGCACGACCGCCTGAACCCGAAACTGTCGATCAGCGGGATCCTGATCACCCGCTACGACCCCCGCACCGTGAACTCCCGCGAGGTGATGGCCCGGGTGGTCGAGCGGTTCGGCGATCTGGTGTTCGACACCGTCATCACCCGCACCGTGCGGTTCCCCGAGACCAGCGTCGCCGGTGAACCGATCACCACCTGGGCGCCGAAATCGGCTGGTGCCGAAGCGTATCGGGCGTTGGCACGTGAGGTCATCGACCGGTTCGGCGCGTGA
- the cmk gene encoding (d)CMP kinase, translating to MNRSLVISIDGPAGTGKSSVARGLATSLSARYLDTGAMYRIVTLSVLRSGIDLGDAAAIAGIAGDIELAVGHDPGEDRSYLAGEDVSAEIRGDAVTKAVSAVSAVPAVRTRLVDLQRALAAGPGNVVVEGRDIGTVVLPDADVKIFLTASAEERARRRNDQNVAAGAADDYARVLADVKRRDHLDSTRAVSPLRAAEDAIVVDTSDMNQSQVIAHLVELVEQKAGVSR from the coding sequence GTGAACCGGTCGTTGGTGATATCGATCGACGGACCGGCGGGAACCGGAAAGTCCTCTGTCGCAAGAGGTCTCGCAACCTCCCTGAGTGCGCGATACCTAGATACCGGCGCGATGTACCGCATCGTCACGCTCAGTGTGCTGCGCAGCGGTATCGATCTCGGTGACGCCGCGGCGATCGCGGGCATCGCCGGAGACATCGAGCTGGCGGTGGGCCACGACCCCGGCGAGGACCGGTCGTATCTGGCGGGCGAAGATGTCTCGGCCGAGATCCGCGGTGACGCAGTCACCAAGGCGGTATCGGCGGTGTCGGCGGTTCCCGCGGTGCGGACTCGGCTGGTCGATCTGCAGCGCGCGCTGGCGGCGGGGCCGGGAAACGTGGTGGTCGAGGGCCGTGACATCGGCACCGTCGTGCTGCCCGATGCCGACGTCAAGATCTTCCTGACCGCCTCGGCTGAGGAACGCGCCCGGCGGCGCAACGACCAGAATGTCGCCGCGGGGGCAGCCGATGACTACGCCCGGGTGCTCGCCGACGTCAAACGCCGCGATCACCTGGACTCCACCCGGGCGGTGTCGCCGCTGCGGGCAGCCGAGGACGCCATCGTCGTGGACACCAGTGACATGAACCAGTCCCAGGTGATCGCTCACCTCGTGGAGTTGGTCGAGCAGAAAGCCGGGGTCTCCCGATGA
- the xerD gene encoding site-specific tyrosine recombinase XerD, with amino-acid sequence MTDTSLSFGSALDDQFQGYLDHLAIERGVAANTLSSYRRDLRRYAEHLHARGIDDLAGVAETDVSEFLVALRRGDPENGVVPLSAVSAARALIAVRGLHRFAAAEGITTIDVAREVKPPTPSRRLPKSLSIDEVLALLDGAGGDSEADGPLTLRNRALLELLYSTGARISEAVGLDLDDVDTQARSVLLRGKGGKQRLIPIGRPAVTALDAYLVRGRPELARRGRGTPAIFLNARGGRLSRQSAWQVLQDSAERAGVTATVSPHVLRHSFATHLLDGGADVRVVQELLGHASVTTTQIYTMVTVNALREVWAGAHPRAR; translated from the coding sequence ATGACCGACACGTCGCTGTCCTTCGGGTCCGCCCTCGACGACCAGTTCCAGGGCTACCTCGACCACCTCGCGATCGAACGCGGGGTGGCCGCCAACACGCTGAGCTCCTACCGTCGTGACCTGCGGCGCTACGCCGAACACCTGCACGCGCGGGGCATCGACGACCTGGCCGGGGTGGCCGAGACCGACGTCAGCGAGTTCCTGGTGGCGTTGCGCCGCGGCGACCCCGAAAACGGGGTGGTGCCGCTGTCGGCGGTCTCGGCTGCCCGGGCCTTGATCGCCGTGCGGGGCCTGCATCGATTCGCCGCGGCGGAGGGCATCACCACAATCGACGTCGCGCGCGAGGTGAAGCCGCCGACACCCAGCCGCCGGCTGCCCAAGAGTCTGAGCATCGACGAGGTGCTCGCACTGCTCGACGGCGCCGGGGGTGACAGCGAGGCCGACGGTCCGCTGACGCTGCGCAACCGGGCGCTGCTGGAACTCCTCTACTCGACGGGCGCCCGAATCTCCGAGGCCGTCGGTCTGGACCTCGACGACGTCGACACCCAGGCGCGATCGGTACTGCTGCGCGGCAAGGGCGGCAAACAGCGTCTCATCCCGATCGGCCGTCCGGCGGTGACCGCGCTCGACGCCTACCTGGTGCGCGGGCGCCCTGAGCTGGCCCGGCGCGGCAGAGGCACACCCGCGATCTTCCTGAACGCCCGCGGCGGGCGGCTGTCGCGGCAGAGTGCCTGGCAGGTGCTGCAGGACTCCGCCGAACGCGCCGGCGTCACAGCCACGGTGTCCCCGCACGTGCTGCGGCACTCGTTTGCGACCCATCTGCTCGACGGCGGTGCCGACGTGCGCGTCGTGCAGGAACTGCTCGGGCACGCATCGGTGACCACGACGCAGATCTACACCATGGTCACCGTGAACGCGCTGCGCGAAGTGTGGGCGGGCGCGCACCCGCGGGCCCGCTAG
- a CDS encoding CTP synthase — MNQLRKHPQTATKHLFVTGGVVSSLGKGLTASSLGQLLTARGLQVTMQKLDPYLNVDPGTMNPFQHGEVFVTEDGAETDLDVGHYERFLDRNLSGFANVTTGQVYSSVIAKERRGEYLGDTVQVIPHITDEIKRRIVAMAETDSEGNRPDVVITEIGGTVGDIESLPFLEAARQVRHEVGRENCFFLHCSLVPYMAPSGELKTKPTQHSVAALRSIGISPDALILRCDRDVPEPLKIKIALMCDVDIDGVISTPDAPSIYDIPKVLHREELDAYVVRRLSLPFRDVDWTQWNDLLHRVHEPRETVRIALVGKYIDLSDAYLSVAEALRAGGFAHHAKVEMRWVASDDCDTDTGAAAALADVDGVLIPGGFGIRGIEGKIGAIRYARKRGLPVLGLCLGLQCIVIEAARSVGLSEANSAEFDEATPDPVISTMADQREVVAGEADLGGTMRLGAYPAVLEPGSIVAQAYEANEVSERHRHRYEVNNSYRDRISESGLQFSGTSPDGHLVEFVEYPADVHPFLVGTQAHPELKSRPTRPHPLFVAFIGASVDYKNEERLPVEMPEPAEPKPNGAEHALEGTPARG; from the coding sequence ATGAACCAGCTACGCAAGCACCCGCAGACCGCCACCAAACACCTTTTTGTGACCGGTGGTGTGGTGTCGTCGCTCGGCAAGGGCCTCACGGCCTCCAGCCTCGGGCAGCTACTCACCGCGCGGGGCCTGCAGGTGACGATGCAGAAACTCGACCCCTATCTCAACGTCGACCCGGGAACGATGAACCCGTTCCAGCACGGGGAGGTGTTCGTCACCGAGGACGGGGCGGAGACCGACCTCGACGTGGGGCACTATGAGCGGTTCCTCGACCGCAACCTGTCCGGCTTCGCCAATGTGACCACGGGCCAGGTGTATTCGTCGGTGATCGCCAAGGAGCGCCGCGGCGAGTACCTCGGCGACACCGTCCAGGTGATTCCGCACATCACCGATGAGATCAAGCGGCGCATCGTGGCGATGGCCGAGACCGACAGCGAGGGCAACCGGCCCGACGTGGTGATCACCGAGATCGGCGGCACGGTCGGCGACATCGAGTCGCTGCCGTTCCTCGAGGCCGCCCGGCAGGTCCGTCACGAGGTGGGTAGGGAGAACTGCTTCTTTCTGCACTGCTCGCTGGTGCCCTACATGGCGCCCTCGGGTGAGCTCAAGACCAAGCCGACGCAGCACTCGGTTGCGGCGTTGCGCAGCATCGGCATCTCGCCCGACGCGTTGATCCTGCGCTGTGATCGTGATGTCCCCGAACCGCTGAAGATCAAGATCGCGCTGATGTGTGACGTCGACATCGACGGCGTCATCTCGACCCCGGATGCCCCGTCCATCTACGACATCCCCAAGGTGCTGCACCGCGAGGAACTCGACGCCTATGTGGTCCGGCGGCTGAGTCTGCCGTTCCGCGACGTGGACTGGACGCAGTGGAACGATCTCCTGCACCGCGTGCACGAGCCGCGCGAGACAGTGCGGATCGCGCTGGTGGGCAAGTACATCGATCTCTCCGATGCCTATCTGTCGGTGGCCGAGGCGCTGCGGGCCGGCGGCTTCGCCCACCACGCCAAGGTGGAGATGCGCTGGGTGGCCTCCGACGACTGCGACACCGACACCGGTGCGGCGGCGGCACTGGCCGATGTCGACGGCGTGCTCATCCCGGGGGGATTCGGTATCCGCGGCATCGAAGGCAAGATCGGCGCAATCCGTTACGCCCGCAAGCGTGGCCTGCCGGTGCTCGGCCTGTGCCTGGGCCTGCAGTGCATCGTGATCGAGGCGGCACGGTCGGTGGGGCTGTCGGAGGCGAACTCGGCTGAATTCGACGAGGCGACGCCGGACCCGGTGATCTCCACGATGGCCGACCAGCGCGAGGTGGTCGCCGGGGAAGCCGACCTGGGTGGCACCATGCGGCTTGGCGCGTACCCGGCGGTGTTGGAGCCGGGATCGATTGTGGCGCAGGCATATGAGGCGAACGAGGTGTCCGAGCGGCACCGGCACCGCTACGAGGTGAACAACTCCTACCGGGACCGGATCTCCGAAAGCGGGTTGCAGTTCTCGGGCACCTCGCCCGACGGGCACCTGGTGGAGTTCGTGGAGTACCCCGCCGATGTCCACCCGTTCCTGGTCGGCACTCAGGCGCATCCGGAGCTCAAGAGTCGCCCCACGCGCCCTCATCCGCTGTTCGTGGCGTTCATCGGCGCATCGGTGGACTACAAGAACGAGGAGCGGTTGCCCGTGGAAATGCCGGAGCCTGCCGAGCCGAAGCCCAACGGCGCCGAGCACGCTCTCGAAGGCACCCCGGCCCGTGGCTGA
- the scpB gene encoding SMC-Scp complex subunit ScpB, which translates to MTDDISHDVTENSIDLGSGINPDTENAPAAGLDAADLDASELDAAELDAVELDDAELRAALEALLLVVDTPVTVDALANATDQAVVRVEETLRSMAAEFAARDSGIDLREAGGGWRMYTRAKFAPYVEKLLLDGARSKLTRAALETLAVVAYRQPVTRARVSAVRGVNVDAVMRTLLARGLITEAGTDSDSGAVAFATTELFLERLGLTSLTDLPDIAPLLPDIDVIDDLSETLSEEPRFMKLNGAPNPQAAVSFDVDRSEND; encoded by the coding sequence ATGACTGACGACATTTCACACGATGTGACGGAGAACTCCATCGACCTCGGGTCGGGGATCAACCCCGACACCGAGAACGCTCCTGCGGCCGGGTTGGACGCCGCCGATCTGGACGCTTCGGAACTAGACGCCGCCGAACTGGACGCCGTCGAACTGGACGATGCCGAACTGCGCGCCGCGCTCGAGGCGCTGCTGCTCGTCGTCGACACCCCGGTGACCGTCGACGCCCTGGCCAACGCCACCGACCAGGCGGTCGTTCGGGTGGAAGAGACACTGCGCTCGATGGCCGCCGAGTTCGCCGCCAGGGACAGCGGCATCGACCTTCGTGAAGCGGGCGGCGGGTGGCGGATGTACACCCGCGCGAAGTTCGCGCCGTACGTGGAGAAGCTTCTGCTCGACGGTGCGCGCTCGAAGCTGACCCGGGCGGCGCTGGAGACGCTCGCCGTGGTCGCCTACCGGCAGCCGGTGACCCGGGCACGCGTCAGCGCCGTCCGCGGTGTCAACGTCGACGCGGTGATGCGTACGCTGCTGGCCCGCGGGCTGATCACCGAGGCCGGAACCGACAGCGACTCGGGGGCGGTCGCGTTCGCGACCACGGAGTTGTTCCTGGAGCGACTCGGCCTGACATCTCTGACCGATCTGCCCGACATCGCGCCCCTGCTGCCCGATATCGACGTGATCGACGACCTCAGTGAAACCCTCAGCGAAGAGCCGCGTTTCATGAAGCTCAATGGCGCTCCCAACCCACAGGCGGCGGTGTCCTTCGATGTGGACCGGAGTGAAAATGACTGA